From Sander lucioperca isolate FBNREF2018 chromosome 14, SLUC_FBN_1.2, whole genome shotgun sequence, the proteins below share one genomic window:
- the tnpo1 gene encoding transportin-1 translates to MECEWKPDEQGLQQILQLLKESQSPDTSTQRSVQQRLEQLNQYPDFNNYLIFVLTKLKSEDEPTRSLSGLILKNNVKAHYQNFPNGVSDFIKSECLQNIGDSSPLIRATVGILITTIASKGELQNWPELLPKLCLLLDSEDYNTCEGAFGALQKICEDSAEILDSDILDRPLNIMIPKFLQFFKHSSPKIRSHAIACVNQFIISRTQALMLHIDPFIENLFALATDEEPEVRKNVCRALVMLLEVRLDRLLPHMHNIIEYMLQRTQDQDENVALEACEFWLTLAEQPVCKEVLCGHLSQLTPVLVNGMKYSEIDIILLKGDIEEDEAIPDNEQDIRPRFHRSRTVAQQHEGDGIEDDEDDDDELDDDDDTISDWNLRKCSAAALDVLANVFRDDLLLHILPLLKELLFHPEWVVKESGILVLGAIAEGCMQGMIPYLPELIPHLVQCLSDKKALVRSITCWTLSRYAHWVVSQPPDTYLKPLMTELLKRILDSNKRVQEAACSAFATLEEEACTELVPYLAFILDTLVFAFSKYQHKNLLILYDAIGTLADSVGHHLNKPEYIQMLMPPLIQKWNQLKDEDKDLFPLLECLSSVATALQSGFLPYCEPVYQRCVNLVQKTLAQAMLYQSQPDQYEAPDKDFMIVALDLLSGLAEGLGGTIEELVARSNILTLMYQCMQDKMPEVRQSSFALLGDLTKACFQHVKPCIADFMPILGTNLNPELISVCNNATWAIGEIAIQMGSEMQPYIAMVLHQLVEIINRPNTPKTLLENTAITIGRLGYVCPQEVAPMLQQFIRPWCTSLRNIRDNEEKDSAFRGICTMISVNPGGVVQDFIFFCDAVASWVNPKDDLRDMFYKILHGFKNQVGEDNWRRFSDQFPMPLKERLATFYGV, encoded by the exons ATGAACCAACACGGTCCCTAAGTGGGCTGATACTGAAAAACAATGTAAAAGCCCACTATCAGAACTTCCCTAATGGCGTGTCTGATTTCATCAAGAGCGAGTGCCTCCAAAACATCGGAGACTCTTCGCCCCTCATCCGGGCCACTGTGG GTATCCTCATCACCACCATCGCCTCCAAGGGAGAGCTACAAAACTGGCCGGAGCTTCTGCCTAAACTCTGCCTGCTGTTGGATTCCGAGGACTACAACACATGTGAG GGAGCTTTTGGAGCCCTGCAGAAGATCTGTGAGGACTCTGCTGAGATCCTGGACAGTGACATACTGGATCGTCCTCTGAACATCATGATCCCCAAGTTCTTGCAGTTTTTTAAGCACAGCAGTCCTAAGATTAG GTCTCATGCCATTGCGTGCGTTAATCAGTTCATCATCAGCAGGACTCAGGCTCTCATGCTGCACATCGACCCTTTCATTGAG AACTTGTTTGCACTGGCAACGGATGAGGAACCAGAAGTGAGGAAGAATGTGTGCAGAGCTCTAGTCATGCTGCTGGAAGTTCGCCTTGACCGTCTCCTGCCACACATGCACAACATCATAGAG TACATGCTACAGAGGACTCAGGACCAAGATGAAAATGTAGCCTTGGAAGCCTGTGAGTTCTGGCTTACTCTGGCGGAGCAGCCTGTGTGTAAGGAAGTGCTCTGTGGACACCTCTCCCA GCTCACTCCAGTGCTTGTCAACGGGATGAAGTACTCTGAGATTGACATCATCCTGCTCAAG GGGGACATCGAGGAAGATGAGGCCATTCCTGACAACGAGCAAGACATCAGGCCGCGCTTCCATCGCTCCCGCACAGTTGCCCAGCAGCACGAGGGCGACGGGATCGAGGACGACGAAGATGACGATGATGAACTGGATGATGACGATGATACTATCTCTGATTGGAACCTGC GTAAGTGTTCAGCTGCAGCGTTGGACGTGTTGGCCAACGTGTTCAGGGACGATCTGTTGCTGCACATTCTGCCCCTACTCAAAGAGCTGCTCTTCCATCCAGAGTGGGTAGTTAAAGAGTCTGGTATCCTAGTGCTGGGGGCTATTGCTGAAG GCTGCATGCAGGGCATGATCCCATACCTGCCCGAGCTCATTCCCCATCTCGTGCAGTGTTTGTCTGACAAGAAGGCCCTGGTGCGTTCCATCACCTGCTGGACACTCAGCCGCTATGCCCACTGGGTTGTCAGCCAGCCCCCGGATACTTACCTGAAGCCTCTAATGACAGAGCTGCTCAAACGTATTCTGGATAGCAACAAGCGTGTGCAAGAGGCTGCTTGCAG TGCCTTTGCCACTTTGGAGGAGGAGGCGTGTACGGAGCTGGTTCCCTACCTGGCGTTCATCCTGGACACACTGGTGTTCGCTTTCAGCAAGTACCAGCACAAAAATCTGCTGATTCTTTACGACGCCATAGGAACACTTGCAGACTCAGTGGGGCACCATCTCAATAAACCG GAGTACATCCAGATGTTGATGCCTCCACTGATCCAGAAATGGAACCAGCTGAAAGATGAAGACAAAGATCTCTTCCCGTTATTAGAA TGTCTGTCGTCTGTAGCCACAGCCCTGCAGAGTGGCTTCCTGCCCTACTGCGAGCCTGTGTACCAACGCTGTGTCAACCTGGTGCAGAAGACCCTCGCTCAAGCCATG CTTTATCAGTCACAGCCAGACCAGTATGAGGCCCCCGACAAAGACTTCATGATCGTGGCTTTGGATCTTCTCAGTGGACTGGCTGAGGGTTTGGGAGGCACCATTGAGGAGCTGGTTGCTCGTAGCAATATCCTCACCCTCATGTACCAGTGCATGCAG GACAAAATGCCAGAAGTGCGTCAGAGTTCTTTTGCTCTGCTTGGGGATTTAACCAAGGCTTGTTTCCAACACGTCAAACCATGCATCG CTGATTTTATGCCCATACTGGGTACTAATTTAAACCCAGAACTAATATCAGTGTGCAACAATGCAACATGGGCAATTGGAGAGATAGCTATACAAATGG GGTCTGAAATGCAGCCATACATTGCCATGGTGCTGCACCAGCTGGTGGAGATCATTAACAGGCCCAATACCCCAAAGACTCTACTGGAGAACACAG CAATAACAATTGGTCGTCTTGGTTACGTTTGTCCTCAAGAGGTGGCACCCATGCTACAGCAGTTTATAAGACCCTG GTGCACCTCTCTACGAAATATAAGAGACAATGAGGAGAAAGACTCTGCGTTCAGAGGAATTTGCACTATGATCAGTGTGAACCCGGGAGGCGTAGTGCAG GATTTTATATTCTTCTGTGACGCAGTGGCCTCCTGGGTAAATCCAAAGGACGACCTCAGAGACATGTTCTACAAG ATCCTCCACGGGTTTAAGAACCAGGTGGGAGAGGACAACTGGAGGCGCTTCTCAGATCAGTTCCCCATGCCACTGAAGGAACGGCTGGCGACATTTTACGGGGTGTAA